One Corynebacterium yudongzhengii DNA window includes the following coding sequences:
- a CDS encoding sensor histidine kinase: MALNKSLRTVYLTLLAVVAVLVIAVGSVFAYPLAGIILTLCLIGLLAAANWRPLMSAVLFVVAFVVAIIHPELTSLIDILLAPIMCLVVACRLPIIHTVWFVPVITVLGLFDTNQSAWITDPVAVSVWVVVLLLAVLVGRIVRQREQVRAQMAENYRRRRAELARALHDSVAASLTNVIVRAEVLGLKQAGGDPEKELQLRAIIEDSRRSMGQVRELIRVLESSDTESLEREFTPAEAVFSDEYRRLSSHGFDVRANTAPSVVLTTDARALVEDFVREVATNIIKYAPAGSAVIIHHVVHDGHYLLEITNDTDPVPEHTDQDMSTHRGLRDLSERAAHLGGRLEAGARIGQWTTVLELPA, from the coding sequence GTGGCACTCAACAAGTCTCTCCGCACGGTCTATCTGACGCTGCTGGCTGTGGTGGCGGTTCTCGTCATCGCCGTCGGCAGCGTTTTCGCCTACCCGCTCGCCGGCATCATCTTGACCTTGTGCCTCATCGGCCTGCTGGCGGCGGCGAACTGGCGCCCGCTGATGAGCGCGGTGTTGTTCGTCGTGGCATTCGTCGTCGCGATCATTCACCCCGAGCTGACCAGCCTCATCGACATCCTGCTCGCGCCGATCATGTGCCTGGTCGTCGCCTGCCGCCTGCCGATCATCCACACCGTCTGGTTCGTCCCCGTCATCACGGTGCTGGGGCTTTTCGATACTAACCAAAGCGCCTGGATCACCGACCCCGTCGCCGTGAGCGTCTGGGTCGTCGTCCTCTTGCTGGCGGTGCTCGTCGGCCGCATCGTGCGCCAGCGCGAGCAGGTCCGCGCCCAGATGGCGGAGAACTATCGACGCCGCCGCGCCGAGCTCGCCCGTGCCCTGCACGATTCGGTGGCGGCCTCGCTGACGAACGTCATCGTCCGCGCCGAGGTCCTGGGCCTCAAGCAGGCGGGCGGCGATCCGGAGAAAGAGCTCCAGCTGCGCGCCATCATCGAGGATTCGCGGCGCTCGATGGGGCAGGTCCGCGAGCTCATCCGCGTGCTGGAATCCTCCGACACCGAGAGCCTGGAGCGCGAGTTCACCCCGGCCGAGGCCGTCTTCAGCGACGAGTATCGACGCCTCAGCTCCCATGGCTTCGACGTCCGCGCCAACACGGCGCCGTCCGTGGTGCTCACCACCGATGCCCGCGCGTTGGTGGAGGACTTCGTGCGCGAGGTGGCCACCAACATCATCAAATACGCCCCGGCGGGCAGCGCGGTCATCATCCACCACGTGGTCCACGACGGCCACTACCTCCTCGAAATCACCAACGACACCGACCCAGTACCCGAACACACCGACCAGGACATGTCCACGCACCGAGGGCTGCGCGATTTGAGCGAACGCGCAGCTCACCTCGGCGGGCGCCTGGAGGCCGGGGCAAGAATCGGGCAGTGGACCACGGTTTTAGAGCTCCCGGCATGA
- a CDS encoding response regulator transcription factor, protein MAEHIRVLIADDDWTIRDGYTAYFSLADDIEVIGTAGNGREALELIDDPTTDNVDIVLSDIHMPELDGPGLLAELRRRIDAPATIAITALDTDESLVQMITGGAVGYVLKSAPPAQLIDAVRDGYHGGTALSPECLSRLVAYVPPVSPSSSPVLRQVEALGPTERAILDELCTGKSNAEIAEVTFFAESTVKKVVSRLIRRFEVDSRLRLATEVLNARRANGRN, encoded by the coding sequence GTGGCTGAGCACATCCGAGTCCTCATCGCCGACGATGACTGGACCATCCGGGACGGCTACACCGCGTACTTCTCGCTCGCCGACGACATCGAGGTCATCGGCACCGCCGGCAACGGGCGCGAGGCCCTCGAGCTTATCGACGATCCCACCACCGACAACGTCGACATCGTCCTCTCCGACATCCACATGCCGGAGCTCGACGGGCCTGGCCTGCTCGCGGAGCTGCGCCGCCGCATCGATGCGCCGGCCACCATCGCGATCACCGCGCTCGATACCGACGAGTCGCTGGTGCAGATGATCACCGGGGGAGCGGTCGGTTACGTGCTGAAGTCGGCCCCGCCGGCGCAGCTTATCGACGCGGTGCGCGACGGCTACCACGGCGGCACAGCGCTCTCGCCGGAGTGTTTGAGCCGCCTGGTCGCCTACGTGCCCCCGGTGAGCCCGAGTTCGTCTCCGGTTCTGCGCCAGGTCGAGGCGCTGGGTCCCACCGAGCGCGCAATTCTCGACGAGCTGTGCACCGGCAAGTCCAACGCGGAGATCGCGGAGGTCACCTTCTTCGCCGAATCCACCGTGAAGAAGGTCGTCTCCAGGTTGATCCGCCGCTTCGAGGTCGATTCCCGCCTGCGGCTGGCCACCGAGGTCCTCAATGCCCGGCGGGCCAACGGGCGCAACTAA